A stretch of DNA from Pseudomonadota bacterium:
GCAGGCAATATTCAGATACATAGAAATTTACTACAACCGGTATAGGAAACATTCGACAAATGGTTATAGGTCTCCAACAGATTATGAGCAGGAATGGTGGAATAATAAAAAAGCGGCTTAACTTATATTCCAGAAAATTGTTGCAGGATCAGTTTGCTTTTCGCCTTAAATACGAAAGGTAATGCAAACGGCCCAAAAACAATGCCCATTACCAACCAAAAACTCTTATTGGCGTTCCTCTTTGAGGCAATAAAATATAAAAGCGCCCCAAAGAAT
This window harbors:
- a CDS encoding IS3 family transposase, with protein sequence MKTQLIHHCRFQDFVEAEQAIFRYIEIYYNRYRKHSTNGYRSPTDYEQEWWNNKKAA